From Candidatus Angelobacter sp.:
TCGTGAACTTCAGCCTTCCAGCGATTATCGAATCGACTATCACATCATGCAGCCGACGCGTGATGAGACGTTGATGCGCGCGATTCGCAACCACATGACATCAGCGGGCGTGCCGGTGGAGAGCAGCAAGGGCGAATGGAGCCGCGGCCAGCACGAAATCAACTTCACCTATGCGGAGCCGCTTGAGATGGCAGACCGACACACGATTTTCAAGCAAGGGGTGAAGGAGATGTCGGAGCAGCACGGCAAATGTGTGACGTTCATGGCGAAGTATGCGCCCGGCGAAGCCGGCAACTCGTGTCACATACACATCAGTTTGTGGAAGGCCGGGGAAAACCTATTTCCGGACGCGAAGAATCGCGGTTCAAAATTGTTCCGGCAATTCCTCGGCGGATTGATGAAGTATTCGCCGGAGCTGTGCCTTTTCTTTGGCCCGACGATCAACAGCTACAAACGCTATCAGCCGGGCAGTTGGGCGCCGACGCGCATGGCGTGGGCGACGGACAATCGCACCACCGGATTTCGGATTGTCGGCCATGGAAACGGCTTTCGCATTGAAAACCGAATGCCCGGCGCGGATGCAAACCCGTACCTGGCGTTCGCCGCGATGCTGGCCGCCGGCATGGCCGGTGTGAAGGAAGGCCTCGATTGCGGGAAGGAATACGCGGGCAACGCCTATACCGATCCGAAGCTCGACCGGCTTCCCGCCAGCCTGCGCGATGCAACGGACCTGTTTGACAAATCCAAACTCGCCCGAGCCGCGTTTGGCGATGCGGTCGTAGAATTTTACATTCATCACTCGCGCATTGAGCAACAGGCGTTCGGGGATGCAGTCACCGATTGGGAGAAACAACGTTACTTCGAGAGAATTTGAAATCGAGGGGCGGACAACTTCCGATCAGATCAGGATTCGTTTTCGCTCCGGATCGTAGGGCGGTCGAAGGTGTGCTGTGGCTGCGACGCGCGTGCCATTGACGTTGATTTCATAACGCCCGGACTTGATAAAAGCGGTATTTACGCCATCAGGGTTGTTCACATAACCCATTGCCACGCCTCCACCGAGGGTATGTCCATAAGAACCGGAGGTCGTGTAGCCGACCGGCCTTCCGTCCCGATAAATCAGCTCACTGCCCCACAGGACAGGTTCGCGATCCTGCAAAACAAAAATGACCAGCTGTCGTTTTGGTCCGGCTTGTTTTTGCTTCAACAGAGCGTCGCGGCCGATGAATTCCTTGTTCCAGTCGATCGCGAAGGCAAGCCCGGCCTCCAGCGGTGTGTCGTCCGGCGAAAGTTCCGCGCCCCAGGCGCGGTACCCTTTTTCCAGGCGCAGTGAGTTAATGGCGTAATGACCGGCGTTGGCAGCGCCAAGATCATTGCCCGCCTCCATCAACGCGTCGTAAACCAGCGCGAGCTGTTCGATGGGGACGTGCAGTTCCCAGCCGAGCTCGCCGACGTAAGTGATGCGCGCGGCGCGGACGGTCGCCCGGCCGACACTGA
This genomic window contains:
- a CDS encoding glutamine synthetase family protein; amino-acid sequence: MNLTQLKSQVKSGAIDTVIVAFPDPFGRLVGKRFTAAHFLDSVVKHGTHGCNYLLTVNLEMDPLDGFRVANWDAGFGDFAFRPDPATLRVLPWQTATALVLCDYVRDDGSLVAEAPRSVLRRQLDLLKRQGFSSFCASELEFYLFNQTYHSAFSSGYRELQPSSDYRIDYHIMQPTRDETLMRAIRNHMTSAGVPVESSKGEWSRGQHEINFTYAEPLEMADRHTIFKQGVKEMSEQHGKCVTFMAKYAPGEAGNSCHIHISLWKAGENLFPDAKNRGSKLFRQFLGGLMKYSPELCLFFGPTINSYKRYQPGSWAPTRMAWATDNRTTGFRIVGHGNGFRIENRMPGADANPYLAFAAMLAAGMAGVKEGLDCGKEYAGNAYTDPKLDRLPASLRDATDLFDKSKLARAAFGDAVVEFYIHHSRIEQQAFGDAVTDWEKQRYFERI
- a CDS encoding aminomethyltransferase family protein, with the translated sequence GFESDLTVVRIAAEEFYLVTGTAQPVRDVDWIRRHIRAGEHVTVCDVTNSFGVLGVMGPDSRTLLSRVTDEDVSTAAFPFATARQISVGRATVRAARITYVGELGWELHVPIEQLALVYDALMEAGNDLGAANAGHYAINSLRLEKGYRAWGAELSPDDTPLEAGLAFAIDWNKEFIGRDALLKQKQAGPKRQLVIFVLQDREPVLWGSELIYRDGRPVGYTTSGSYGHTLGGGVAMGYVNNPDGVNTAFIKSGRYEINVNGTRVAATAHLRPPYDPERKRILI